From Micromonospora nigra, one genomic window encodes:
- a CDS encoding TetR/AcrR family transcriptional regulator gives MSGVTDPRVRRTRTVVIATALRLLVERGVAGTTVEAVAERSGVAKTTIYRHWNGQADLVLDAFASVRRPPTDPDSGSLHGDLVELVGGLASALSDGPAAGLWFALIDAAERDRDFAALHRREAEARHEVILRVVERGIARGELAEGTDPLDVLDLLAGPLFHRRAVGGATVDRAFAERVVARVLAAYAPGRNRS, from the coding sequence GTGAGCGGGGTGACGGACCCTCGGGTACGGCGTACCCGGACCGTCGTGATCGCCACCGCGCTGCGACTGCTCGTCGAACGGGGCGTCGCCGGCACCACGGTCGAGGCCGTCGCGGAGCGATCCGGCGTGGCGAAGACGACAATCTACCGGCACTGGAACGGTCAGGCGGATCTGGTGCTCGACGCCTTCGCCAGCGTCCGCCGACCGCCCACCGATCCCGACTCCGGCAGCCTCCACGGCGACCTCGTCGAACTGGTCGGTGGGCTGGCCTCGGCGTTGTCAGACGGCCCGGCGGCCGGGTTGTGGTTCGCGCTGATCGACGCCGCCGAACGCGACCGGGATTTCGCGGCACTGCACCGACGGGAGGCCGAGGCCCGGCACGAGGTGATCCTGCGCGTCGTCGAACGCGGCATCGCCCGAGGGGAACTGGCGGAAGGGACGGACCCGCTCGATGTGCTCGACCTGCTCGCCGGGCCGCTGTTCCACCGCCGTGCCGTCGGCGGCGCCACCGTCGACCGAGCCTTCGCCGAACGGGTCGTGGCCCGGGTGCTGGCCGCATACGCACCCGGGCGCAACAGGTCGTGA
- a CDS encoding SDR family oxidoreductase, with translation MNAPVLVTGATGNVGGAVARSLQVAGIPVRVAGIDPDRLRETFPRVPVARLDLNDASTFDAALAGAGGLFLLRPPQIARVGPTLNALVDAAARHGVDHVVFSSVTGADRNKVLPHHRVETHLRASGLPYTVLRPGFFAQNLADAYRRDIRDDDRIYLPAGHGRAAFVDTRDLGDAAAVVFADPDAHRGAGYTLTGPEALDFDQVAALLTEALGRRVRYQPATVAGYLRHLRRRGAPLVQALVQTVLHTGLRRGQAAAVDPTLPRLLGRPPRTLREYVHDNRDLWRTSTG, from the coding sequence ATGAACGCCCCGGTGCTGGTGACCGGCGCGACAGGCAACGTGGGAGGCGCGGTCGCCCGGTCGCTGCAGGTGGCAGGGATTCCGGTGCGGGTGGCCGGCATCGACCCTGACCGGCTGCGCGAAACCTTCCCGCGCGTACCGGTAGCACGGCTGGACCTGAACGACGCGAGCACCTTTGACGCGGCGCTCGCGGGCGCGGGCGGGCTGTTCCTGCTGAGGCCGCCGCAGATCGCCCGGGTCGGACCGACCCTCAACGCGCTCGTCGATGCGGCGGCCCGGCACGGCGTCGATCATGTCGTGTTCTCCTCCGTCACCGGCGCTGACCGCAACAAGGTGCTGCCCCACCACCGGGTGGAGACACACCTGCGCGCGTCGGGCCTGCCGTACACCGTCCTGCGTCCGGGCTTCTTCGCCCAGAACCTCGCCGATGCCTACCGCCGCGACATCCGTGACGACGACCGGATCTACCTGCCCGCCGGCCACGGGCGGGCCGCGTTCGTCGACACCCGTGACCTCGGCGATGCCGCGGCCGTCGTATTCGCAGATCCGGACGCGCACCGTGGGGCCGGATACACGTTGACCGGCCCGGAGGCGCTGGACTTCGATCAGGTCGCGGCGCTGCTCACCGAGGCTCTCGGCCGACGGGTCCGCTACCAGCCCGCCACAGTCGCCGGCTACCTGCGCCACCTGCGTCGGCGCGGGGCTCCCCTGGTGCAGGCCCTGGTGCAGACCGTCCTGCACACCGGGCTGCGACGGGGGCAGGCAGCAGCGGTCGATCCCACGCTGCCGCGCCTGCTCGGTCGCCCGCCTCGCACCCTGCGAGAGTATGTGCACGACAATCGGGACCTGTGGCGGACGTCGACAGGGTGA
- a CDS encoding nitroreductase/quinone reductase family protein encodes MATTSRPAVQRVRPPKAPYRVVNRVIRWLLSEPSRAGRVGRHLLLLHVTGRRTGRDLVFPVAYRPAGDGRLLVLTNSPWRVNLRGRPDVAVTLLGRRRPARAELVEDPDRVATAYRHLIEAVGHRRAGRRMGIRINVPRTPTHEELAEAARREGLALVYLDVSGGVR; translated from the coding sequence ATGGCAACCACCTCACGACCGGCAGTGCAGCGGGTTCGTCCACCAAAGGCTCCGTACCGCGTCGTCAACCGGGTCATCCGCTGGCTGTTGTCCGAGCCGTCCCGAGCGGGGCGCGTCGGACGGCATCTGCTCCTGCTCCACGTCACGGGGCGACGTACGGGCCGCGACCTGGTGTTTCCGGTGGCCTACCGGCCAGCCGGCGACGGCCGGCTGCTGGTGTTGACGAACTCGCCATGGCGGGTCAACCTACGCGGGCGTCCAGATGTGGCGGTGACGCTGCTGGGCAGGCGGCGCCCCGCTCGCGCCGAGTTGGTCGAGGACCCGGATCGCGTCGCGACGGCCTACCGCCACCTGATCGAGGCGGTCGGGCACCGGCGCGCCGGCAGGCGCATGGGCATTCGAATCAACGTGCCCAGGACGCCCACCCACGAAGAGTTGGCCGAGGCGGCGCGCCGCGAGGGACTGGCCCTGGTCTACCTCGATGTTTCTGGTGGTGTGCGATGA
- a CDS encoding class I SAM-dependent methyltransferase, with protein sequence MRRVDYDREQYQNYPRGRALTEQQSRAWLNAFAAALPERRPLVGLDVGSGTGRFTPALARAFGPVTGVEPSVRMREVAQAQSPHPGVRYLAGSAEDMPVSSGSADYALMFLAWHHVQDKPRAVRELARVVRPGGRLLLRGNFSDHHPEPWWLDHFPRGLEVDTALFPPLHEVIAMFTADGWRVAKFDMVTHPTDETRTDMLERLRLRTLSFFAQLSNDEVEAGLRSIEKTVAADPDAPSPALSEPMLTFERRR encoded by the coding sequence ATGAGGCGGGTCGACTACGACAGGGAGCAGTACCAGAACTACCCGCGCGGCCGGGCGCTGACCGAACAGCAGTCGAGGGCGTGGCTGAACGCCTTCGCAGCCGCGCTGCCCGAGCGGCGTCCGCTGGTGGGGTTGGACGTCGGCTCGGGGACCGGCAGGTTCACCCCTGCGTTGGCGCGTGCGTTCGGGCCGGTGACCGGGGTCGAGCCGTCGGTCCGCATGCGCGAGGTGGCGCAGGCGCAGTCCCCACACCCCGGTGTGCGGTACCTGGCGGGCTCCGCCGAGGACATGCCAGTGTCGTCCGGGAGCGCCGACTACGCGCTCATGTTCCTGGCCTGGCACCACGTCCAGGACAAGCCCCGAGCGGTTCGGGAACTGGCCAGGGTGGTCAGGCCGGGCGGGCGGCTGCTGCTGCGCGGAAACTTCAGCGACCATCACCCCGAGCCGTGGTGGCTGGACCACTTCCCGCGTGGCCTCGAGGTGGACACCGCGCTGTTCCCGCCGCTGCACGAGGTCATTGCGATGTTCACGGCGGACGGTTGGCGCGTCGCCAAGTTCGACATGGTGACCCACCCGACCGACGAGACCCGCACCGACATGCTCGAGCGGCTGCGCTTGCGCACTCTCTCGTTCTTCGCCCAGCTCAGCAACGACGAGGTGGAGGCCGGCCTGCGCAGCATCGAGAAGACGGTGGCCGCCGACCCCGACGCCCCGTCGCCCGCGCTGTCCGAGCCGATGCTCACGTTCGAACGACGGCGGTGA
- a CDS encoding AbfB domain-containing protein, whose amino-acid sequence MTRTAFRRVAAYLVAACVAVTAALVATPAQAANPIVNRFAADPSMLVANDRMYIYATDDQGNSGTYWDSDAWRVYSSSNLVDWTDHGAPFAVGGFSWARQYAWAPSAVRRNGYYYLYLPVDRTKIGVARSTSPTGGFSDPRGTPLIERGRDANTGEEPIDPAAFVDDNGQAYLYFGGARAPKVVRLNADLTSTSGAIQNITISGTGSGTAFGEAGFVHKRNGLYYYSYSTGWPGRIAYATATNPLGPFTYRGIVLDYTNNNTNHHSIAEFNGRWYIAYHRNDLPGSNNFRRSLAMEYLTYNSDGTIRPVTQTSVGVGTPTSPANRLQSYNFTDRYVRHVDYDARIDANVSPLADSQWRIVPGLASSADGNVSLESVNFPGYYLRHANYDFVLAQNDNSATFRADATFKRVPGLADAAAVSFRSYNFPDRYLRHSNYLLRLDPITDATGRADATFRITS is encoded by the coding sequence ATGACGCGAACAGCTTTCCGTCGCGTGGCCGCGTACCTGGTCGCGGCATGTGTCGCGGTGACCGCGGCGCTGGTCGCCACCCCCGCCCAGGCGGCCAACCCGATCGTGAACCGCTTCGCCGCCGACCCGTCGATGCTGGTCGCCAACGACCGGATGTACATCTACGCCACCGACGACCAGGGCAACAGCGGCACCTACTGGGACTCCGACGCGTGGCGGGTGTACTCGTCGAGCAACCTGGTCGACTGGACCGACCACGGCGCGCCGTTCGCGGTCGGCGGGTTCTCCTGGGCGAGGCAGTACGCGTGGGCACCGTCCGCGGTGCGCCGCAACGGGTACTACTACCTCTACCTGCCGGTTGACCGGACGAAGATCGGGGTAGCGCGGAGCACCTCACCCACCGGCGGCTTCAGCGATCCCCGCGGCACCCCGTTGATCGAACGCGGACGCGACGCCAACACCGGCGAGGAACCGATCGACCCGGCCGCCTTCGTCGACGACAACGGACAGGCCTACCTGTACTTCGGCGGTGCCCGCGCCCCGAAGGTCGTCCGGCTGAACGCCGACTTGACCTCGACCTCCGGCGCCATCCAGAACATCACCATCAGCGGCACCGGCAGCGGCACCGCCTTCGGCGAAGCCGGCTTCGTACACAAGCGCAACGGCCTGTACTACTACTCCTACTCCACCGGCTGGCCCGGCCGGATCGCCTATGCCACGGCCACCAACCCGCTCGGGCCGTTCACCTACCGCGGCATCGTGCTGGATTACACCAACAACAACACGAACCACCACTCGATCGCGGAGTTCAACGGTCGCTGGTACATCGCCTACCACCGCAACGACCTGCCAGGCAGCAACAACTTCCGCCGCTCGCTGGCCATGGAGTACCTGACCTACAACAGCGACGGCACCATCCGCCCGGTCACCCAGACCAGCGTCGGCGTCGGAACACCCACGTCGCCGGCCAACCGGCTGCAGTCGTACAACTTCACCGACCGGTACGTGCGGCACGTGGACTACGACGCCCGCATCGACGCGAACGTGAGCCCGCTCGCGGACTCGCAGTGGCGGATCGTGCCCGGCCTGGCCAGCTCCGCCGACGGCAACGTGTCGCTGGAGTCGGTGAACTTCCCCGGCTACTACCTGCGTCACGCCAACTACGACTTCGTCCTGGCGCAGAACGACAACAGCGCCACCTTCCGCGCCGACGCGACCTTCAAGCGGGTGCCCGGACTGGCCGACGCCGCCGCGGTGTCGTTCCGGTCCTACAACTTCCCCGACCGCTATTTGCGCCACTCCAACTACCTGCTGCGGCTGGACCCGATCACCGACGCCACCGGCCGCGCCGACGCCACCTTCCGGATCACCAGCTAG
- a CDS encoding glycoside hydrolase family 43 protein: MSKSLHRLSAVLAAVCLLFTTWAAVTPKKAAAQDPFTGYLMAHFTGESSTGQQIYLAHSTDGLRWTDLNNGRLVLNSTVGTRGVRDPALVRSPAGDRYWIIATDLCIGCGQDWSSAINNGSRNLVVWESTDLVTWSAPWLLNVAGRIPDGRNAWAPEAVWDPATNDYVLYWATNVPHNGATKHRIYAARTTDFRTITTPQSYISRPGTQEIIDTQIIELPAGTGSHRYLRASRDGQITIEGSNTILGTWTHLGNLSGIGLTGSQVEGPMWTKFNNRNEWALYLDQYASGRGYLPVLTTNPTSAGSYRLPASGSYGMGGTRKRHGSVLNLTAAEQSRVLGRWGSNTPVNRIQSYNYQDRYVRHVDFDVRIDANVSPAQDAQFRLVPGLAANSGHVSFESVNYPGYYLRHYGFDFRLEANDGSAVFAADATFRQVAGLANSSWTSFQSYSHPDRYLRHSDYLLRLDPITDAQGRSDATFRVTS; this comes from the coding sequence ATGTCGAAATCACTGCACCGGCTGAGCGCGGTCCTCGCGGCCGTCTGCCTGTTGTTCACCACCTGGGCGGCGGTGACGCCGAAGAAGGCCGCCGCCCAGGACCCGTTCACCGGCTACCTGATGGCGCACTTCACCGGGGAGTCGTCGACAGGCCAACAGATCTACCTCGCCCACAGCACCGACGGCCTGCGATGGACCGACCTGAACAACGGCAGGCTCGTGCTGAACTCCACGGTGGGCACGCGAGGCGTACGCGACCCGGCCCTGGTCCGCTCACCCGCCGGTGACCGCTACTGGATCATCGCCACCGACCTGTGCATCGGCTGCGGCCAGGACTGGTCGTCGGCCATCAACAACGGCAGCCGCAACCTCGTCGTGTGGGAATCCACCGACCTCGTCACCTGGTCGGCGCCGTGGCTGCTCAACGTCGCGGGCCGCATCCCGGACGGACGCAACGCGTGGGCCCCGGAGGCCGTCTGGGATCCCGCGACCAACGACTACGTCCTCTACTGGGCCACCAACGTGCCGCACAACGGCGCCACGAAACACCGCATCTACGCGGCACGGACCACCGACTTCCGCACCATCACCACACCGCAGTCCTACATCAGCCGGCCCGGGACCCAGGAGATCATCGACACGCAGATCATCGAGCTGCCGGCCGGCACCGGCTCCCACCGTTACCTGCGCGCCTCCCGTGACGGTCAGATCACCATCGAGGGCAGCAACACCATCCTCGGCACCTGGACCCACCTGGGCAACCTGTCGGGCATCGGGCTGACCGGCAGCCAGGTCGAGGGCCCGATGTGGACGAAGTTCAACAACCGCAACGAGTGGGCGCTCTACCTCGACCAGTACGCGTCCGGACGCGGATACCTGCCGGTGCTGACGACCAATCCCACGAGCGCGGGTTCCTACCGGCTGCCGGCTTCCGGGTCGTACGGCATGGGCGGCACCCGGAAGCGCCATGGCTCGGTGCTCAACCTGACCGCCGCCGAACAGAGCCGCGTGCTGGGCCGGTGGGGCAGCAACACGCCGGTGAACCGCATCCAGTCCTACAACTACCAGGACCGGTACGTGCGACACGTCGACTTCGACGTGCGTATCGACGCCAACGTCAGCCCCGCGCAGGACGCGCAGTTCCGGCTCGTGCCCGGCCTGGCCGCCAACTCCGGCCACGTGTCGTTCGAGTCGGTCAACTACCCCGGCTACTACCTGCGCCACTACGGCTTCGACTTCCGGCTCGAGGCCAACGACGGCAGCGCGGTGTTCGCCGCGGACGCCACCTTCCGCCAGGTGGCCGGTCTCGCCAACTCCAGTTGGACGTCGTTCCAGTCCTACAGCCACCCCGACCGGTATCTCCGGCACAGCGACTACCTGCTCCGGCTGGACCCGATCACCGACGCGCAGGGCCGTAGCGACGCCACCTTCCGGGTAACTTCGTAG
- a CDS encoding LacI family DNA-binding transcriptional regulator: MRRDVTLREVAQLAGVSSRTVSNVVNGYANVTEPTRARVMRAVEQLGYRPNVLARNLAQGRSGQIAVVVPYLDTPYFSELLQGIIRAARMQGYNVLIDQTDGDPDHERMLISHGRSRLLFDGVIFSPLGLDQQALADHDPSLPLVILGERVSQGTFDHIGIDDVAASRQATEHLLDLGRRRLAAIGDQPYPTGEAAQLRTRGFCEAHERRGVTVHEELVIATPRFNRVDGAGAMRHLLDLPDPPDAVFCYSDLVALGAMHVLAARGLRVPEDVAVIGYDDIEDGAYSNPPVSTISPDKEMIATTAVERVLLRIASRTPLPGRELRAPHRLVVRESTVGRGAASRAG; encoded by the coding sequence ATGCGGCGAGATGTCACCCTACGTGAGGTCGCCCAGCTCGCCGGAGTCTCCAGCCGGACGGTGTCCAACGTGGTCAACGGCTACGCGAACGTCACCGAGCCCACCCGTGCCCGGGTCATGCGGGCTGTCGAGCAGCTCGGCTACCGGCCCAACGTGCTGGCCCGCAACCTCGCCCAGGGCCGCTCGGGGCAGATCGCCGTCGTCGTGCCGTATCTCGACACGCCGTACTTCTCGGAGTTGCTCCAGGGCATCATCCGCGCCGCCCGGATGCAGGGGTACAACGTGCTCATCGACCAGACCGACGGCGACCCCGACCACGAGCGGATGCTCATCAGCCACGGTCGCAGCCGGCTGCTCTTCGACGGCGTCATCTTCAGTCCGCTCGGCCTCGACCAGCAGGCCCTGGCCGACCACGACCCCAGTCTCCCGCTGGTGATTCTCGGCGAGCGCGTCAGCCAGGGGACGTTCGACCACATCGGTATCGACGACGTCGCGGCGTCCCGGCAGGCCACCGAACACCTGTTGGACCTCGGCCGCAGGCGCCTCGCCGCGATCGGCGACCAGCCCTACCCCACCGGAGAGGCGGCGCAACTGCGCACGCGCGGGTTCTGTGAGGCGCACGAGCGCCGCGGTGTGACCGTGCACGAGGAACTCGTCATCGCCACCCCGCGCTTCAACCGGGTCGACGGCGCAGGCGCGATGCGGCACCTGCTCGACCTGCCGGATCCGCCGGACGCCGTGTTCTGCTACAGCGACCTCGTCGCGCTGGGCGCGATGCACGTCCTCGCCGCACGCGGCCTGCGGGTGCCCGAGGACGTCGCCGTGATCGGCTACGACGACATCGAGGACGGCGCCTACTCCAACCCGCCGGTGAGCACGATCTCCCCCGACAAGGAGATGATCGCGACGACCGCTGTCGAGCGCGTGCTGCTGCGCATCGCCAGTCGCACGCCGCTGCCCGGCAGGGAACTGCGCGCGCCGCACCGGCTCGTCGTACGCGAGAGCACCGTGGGGCGAGGTGCGGCGAGCCGGGCCGGCTGA
- a CDS encoding ABC transporter substrate-binding protein produces MRVRSSGPGRRPLAAAPGRRPLAAAVAVVVALLLAACSSDGGGRQDGPVTIKVWAWYPAFQGVVDLFNRTHTDIRIEWTNAGTGQDQYTKLQTALKAGKGAPDVVMLEFQELPTFQLTKHLVDLGEYGANDLRGNYVDWAWKQVSNGDSVYAIPVDAGPMAMLYRQDIFDRFGLSVPKTWAEFKEQAQKLKAAAPEVFMTDFGANDGGFMTGLMWQAGARPFDYDVANPQLIDVNVNSDPAKKVMAYWEDLVDSGLADTTAYGTTDFYNGLGSGKYATYLAAGWGPGYLASVAKTTAGKWRAAPLPQWTAGENAQGDWGGSSFAVTDQTKHPEQATRVAMELFGANKDAWKIGIDEAFLFPTATPILEWDYFRTKEYEFFGGQKVNEVFVPAYNGIEEFDWSPFNSYSFNQLTTAVGQAVEKQASWPDALDTVQRNITAYASNQGFKVSQ; encoded by the coding sequence GTGAGGGTCAGAAGTTCCGGTCCAGGACGCAGGCCGCTGGCGGCGGCTCCGGGACGCAGGCCGCTGGCGGCGGCGGTGGCGGTCGTTGTCGCCCTGCTGCTGGCGGCGTGCAGTTCGGACGGCGGTGGCAGGCAGGACGGCCCGGTCACGATCAAAGTGTGGGCGTGGTACCCGGCCTTCCAGGGCGTGGTCGACCTGTTCAACCGCACCCACACCGACATCAGGATCGAGTGGACCAACGCGGGGACCGGCCAGGACCAGTACACCAAACTGCAGACCGCGCTGAAGGCCGGCAAGGGTGCGCCCGACGTGGTGATGCTCGAGTTCCAGGAGCTGCCGACCTTTCAACTCACCAAGCACCTCGTCGACCTGGGTGAGTACGGGGCCAACGACCTCAGAGGCAACTACGTCGACTGGGCCTGGAAGCAGGTCAGCAACGGCGATTCCGTCTATGCGATCCCGGTCGACGCCGGGCCGATGGCGATGCTGTACCGGCAGGACATCTTCGATCGGTTCGGGCTGAGCGTGCCGAAGACCTGGGCGGAGTTCAAGGAGCAGGCGCAGAAGCTGAAGGCCGCCGCCCCCGAGGTGTTCATGACCGACTTCGGGGCGAACGACGGTGGCTTCATGACCGGGCTGATGTGGCAGGCCGGCGCACGGCCGTTCGACTATGACGTGGCGAATCCACAGCTCATTGATGTGAACGTTAACAGTGATCCTGCGAAGAAAGTCATGGCGTATTGGGAAGACCTCGTCGACAGCGGTCTGGCCGACACCACCGCATATGGGACCACCGATTTCTACAACGGGTTGGGCAGCGGGAAGTACGCGACCTACCTGGCCGCGGGGTGGGGCCCCGGCTACCTGGCGAGCGTGGCGAAGACGACGGCCGGCAAGTGGCGCGCGGCACCGCTTCCCCAGTGGACGGCCGGTGAGAACGCCCAGGGTGACTGGGGCGGCTCGTCGTTCGCGGTGACCGACCAGACGAAGCACCCCGAGCAGGCCACCAGGGTCGCCATGGAACTCTTCGGAGCGAACAAGGACGCCTGGAAGATCGGCATCGACGAGGCGTTCCTGTTCCCGACCGCCACGCCGATCCTGGAGTGGGACTACTTCCGCACCAAGGAGTACGAGTTCTTCGGTGGGCAGAAGGTCAACGAGGTGTTCGTGCCGGCCTACAACGGCATCGAGGAGTTCGACTGGAGTCCGTTCAACAGCTACAGCTTCAACCAACTGACCACCGCCGTGGGGCAGGCGGTGGAGAAGCAGGCGTCCTGGCCGGACGCGCTCGACACCGTCCAGCGGAACATCACGGCGTACGCGTCGAACCAGGGCTTCAAGGTCTCCCAGTGA
- a CDS encoding carbohydrate ABC transporter permease, with the protein MAAGPVPPAGDRRSRRRRFDQQARVGWLFVAPFTVLLVVFLLLPMAYAFKLSLYRSTLVEGEVFAAADNYRQALGDPEFRSGVLRVLLFGLVQTPVMIGVALVLALLVDGVGSRFARTLRLAAFVPYAVPVVIGTLMWGFLYSRNTGPFRFAGIDFLAGDTVLVSLGNLVTWQWAGYNMIVLYAALQGVPKEVYESARIDGAGAVQIALRIKTPMISAALVLCTVFTIVGTLQFFTEPLILQPLNPGAITNSYTPNVYAYNQAFSYQQYNYSAAISFLLGAVVFVGAYAFLFATRKRSALR; encoded by the coding sequence GTGGCCGCGGGACCCGTCCCGCCCGCCGGCGACCGGCGGTCCCGACGGCGTCGGTTCGACCAGCAGGCACGCGTCGGCTGGCTGTTCGTCGCGCCGTTCACGGTTCTGCTCGTCGTGTTCCTGCTGCTGCCGATGGCGTACGCGTTCAAGCTCAGCCTGTACCGCTCCACCCTGGTGGAGGGCGAGGTGTTCGCAGCGGCCGACAACTACCGCCAGGCACTCGGCGACCCCGAGTTCCGGTCGGGTGTGCTGCGGGTGCTCCTCTTCGGGCTCGTGCAGACGCCGGTGATGATCGGTGTCGCCCTCGTGCTGGCCCTGCTGGTCGACGGCGTCGGCTCACGCTTCGCGCGAACGCTGCGACTGGCGGCGTTCGTCCCGTACGCCGTGCCGGTCGTCATCGGCACGCTGATGTGGGGCTTCCTCTACAGCCGGAACACCGGGCCGTTCCGATTCGCCGGAATCGACTTCCTGGCCGGAGACACCGTCCTGGTCTCGCTGGGCAACCTCGTCACCTGGCAGTGGGCCGGCTACAACATGATCGTGCTGTACGCCGCGCTCCAGGGCGTGCCGAAGGAGGTGTACGAGTCCGCGAGGATCGACGGTGCGGGGGCGGTGCAGATCGCGCTGCGCATCAAGACACCGATGATCTCGGCGGCGCTGGTGCTGTGCACCGTCTTCACGATCGTCGGCACCCTCCAGTTCTTCACCGAGCCGCTCATCCTGCAACCCCTGAACCCCGGTGCGATCACCAACAGCTACACACCCAACGTCTACGCCTACAACCAGGCGTTCTCGTACCAGCAGTACAACTACTCGGCGGCGATCTCCTTCCTGCTCGGCGCGGTGGTCTTCGTCGGTGCGTACGCCTTCCTGTTCGCCACCCGCAAGAGGAGCGCACTGCGATGA
- a CDS encoding carbohydrate ABC transporter permease: MSNRAVRATRPARRSGAVAAHAVMALFVAYFLLPFWWLLVAATKDNDGLFNSHPLWFADPHLVGNLRLLFTQDDGLYLRWLGNSALYAVASGIGATAIAALAGYAFAKLRFPGRNALFALLLGLIMVPATALVLPTYLLMAEAGLVDSVWAVILPSLLNPFGVYLLRVYAHDSVPDEMLEAARIDGAGEFRVFRSVALPAMRPALVTVLLFTMVATWNNFFLPLVMLSDQNLYPLTVGLRSWYLSATIGNGGPALFNVIVVGSLVAIVPLIAAFLLLQRYWRGGLTIGALK; the protein is encoded by the coding sequence ATGAGCAACCGGGCTGTCAGGGCCACCCGGCCGGCGCGGCGCAGCGGCGCCGTCGCCGCACACGCGGTCATGGCGCTGTTCGTCGCCTACTTCCTGCTGCCCTTCTGGTGGCTGCTCGTCGCGGCGACCAAGGACAACGACGGGCTGTTCAACTCGCACCCGCTGTGGTTCGCCGACCCGCACCTGGTCGGCAACCTCCGGCTGCTGTTCACCCAGGACGACGGCCTCTACCTGCGGTGGCTGGGCAACTCGGCCCTGTACGCCGTCGCCAGCGGCATCGGGGCGACCGCGATCGCCGCGCTGGCCGGGTACGCCTTCGCCAAACTGCGCTTTCCCGGCCGCAACGCGCTGTTCGCACTGCTGCTCGGCCTCATCATGGTGCCGGCGACGGCCCTCGTGCTGCCGACGTACCTGCTGATGGCCGAGGCCGGTCTCGTCGACTCGGTTTGGGCGGTGATCCTGCCCTCGTTGCTCAACCCGTTCGGCGTCTACCTGTTGCGGGTCTACGCCCACGACTCGGTGCCCGACGAGATGCTCGAGGCCGCCCGCATCGACGGCGCGGGCGAGTTCCGGGTGTTCCGCAGCGTCGCGCTGCCCGCCATGCGGCCGGCGTTGGTCACCGTCCTGCTGTTCACGATGGTGGCGACCTGGAACAACTTCTTCCTGCCCCTGGTGATGCTCAGCGACCAGAACCTCTACCCGCTCACCGTCGGCCTGCGGTCGTGGTACCTGTCGGCGACCATCGGCAACGGCGGTCCCGCCCTGTTCAACGTCATCGTCGTCGGCTCGCTGGTGGCGATCGTCCCACTGATCGCCGCGTTCCTGCTGCTACAGCGGTACTGGCGCGGCGGGCTGACTATCGGCGCCCTCAAGTGA